A part of Macrobrachium nipponense isolate FS-2020 chromosome 26, ASM1510439v2, whole genome shotgun sequence genomic DNA contains:
- the LOC135199983 gene encoding uncharacterized protein LOC135199983 — protein sequence MEKILDEWTPYASLDHVGGVRPRGYVQATRVNQDGSGAKGINRPAVRQSGHHLHHSSQSLGMKVRSISADLQMTNALADSRYRSKSYDNHHYQNTRGRDFKPIAITDISKLSTSQTLIDSKRDGFDLRIQNKGNMMRIPRQNETGIYSQSGHLENGVHQGRRLNTFTGQHDNRSLTSDETSIDNRSFRVENGLGDTATHSIIRAWHDSEGIRWGSSKSGKVVVNEDKWIVRDVTGQFYRESFVNSHDTESKNILWAHGSDNKKIHMDKKGRTGGVESKITRKKEEKQRRNKENMTNWLTEDTLRQMEDYHSDEFTKKFIKGNKTLANKSTQVKFEKKPSKIMTFDKGSKNWKVEHGENNDAEDFHFVKRGIRFWDGNKRERESSSPERTHKISVSSWKRKEEEKRVKEEVWEYREEDPAWVQRADKNIRLKNQKERIHDAEKTRSADQDKNTATKRDKLLGAKLGIQEGRGNYWRIGHGEKSMSKELQVVRTSDEQLTSF from the coding sequence ATGGAAAAGATCCTGGACGAGTGGACGCCCTACGCTTCACTAGATCACGTGGGTGGTGTGAGGCCTCGTGGGTATGTACAGGCCACCAGGGTTAACCAGGATGGGAGTGGTGCCAAAGGCATCAATAGACCAGCTGTAAGACAGTCTGGACATCATCTTCATCATAGTTCTCAGTCATTAGGAATGAAAGTTAGGAGTATCTCTGCAGACTTACAGATGACAAATGCTTTAGCAGACAGTAGGTATAGAAGTAAATCTTATGATAACCATCACTATCAGAATACTCGAGGGCGAGATTTCAAGCCTATAGCAATCACTGACATAAGCAAACTAAGCACCTCACAGACTCTGATCGACTCGAAACGTGATGGGTTTGATCTACGAATACAAAACAAGGGAAACATGATGCGAATCCCAAGACAAAATGAAACTGGCATTTACTCACAAAGTGGACACTTGGAAAATGGAGTACATCAAGGACGGAGGCTTAACACTTTTACTGGCCAGCATGACAACAGAAGCCTCACGTCTGATGAAACTTCAATTGACAACAGAAGTTTCAGAGTAGAAAATGGCTTAGGTGACACTGCGACTCACAGCATCATCAGAGCTTGGCATGATTCAGAGGGGATCAGATGGGGCAGTTCTAAGAGTGGGAAAGTAGTCGTTAATGAAGATAAGTGGATAGTGCGGGATGTCACTGGACAATTTTACCGGGAGAGCTTTGTAAACAGTCATGATACAGAGAGCAAAAATATACTCTGGGCTCATGGATCTGACAACAAAAAGATACACATGGATAAAAAGGGAAGGACGGGCGGTGTAGAGAGCAAAATAacgaggaagaaggaagaaaagcaGAGGAGGAACAAAGAAAACATGACTAACTGGCTGACAGAAGATACTCTGAGGCAAATGGAGGATTACCACAGTGATGAATTCACTAAAAAATTCATCAAGGGAAACAAGACATTAGCCAATAAAAGCACTCAAGTGAAGTTTGAGAAGAAGCCATCTAAAATCATGACGTTCGACAAGGGAAGCAAGAACTGGAAGGTGGAACACGGAGAGAATAATGATGCAGAAGACTTCCACTTTGTAAAGAGAGGGATACGATTTTGGGATGGCAacaagagggagagggagagcagCAGCCCAGAGAGGACCCACAAAATCAGCGTCTCTTCTTGGAAacggaaagaggaggagaagagagtgAAAGAGGAAGTGTGGGAGTACAGAGAGGAGGACCCTGCTTGGGTTCAGAGAGCTGACAAAAACATCCGACTGAAAAACCAAAAGGAGAGGATACATGACGCCGAGAAGACGCGCTCAGCCGATCAGGACAAAAACACTGCTACTAAAAGGGACAAACTCCTTGGGGCTAAGCTTGGAATTCAAGAGGGAAGAGGAAATTACTGGAGGATTGGTCACGGAGAGAAATCCATGAGTAAAGAACTCCAGGTAGTGAGAACAAGTGATGAACAGCTCacaagcttctag